From a single Phragmites australis chromosome 7, lpPhrAust1.1, whole genome shotgun sequence genomic region:
- the LOC133924060 gene encoding large ribosomal subunit protein uL29y-like, with translation MARIKVHELRGKSKAELQAQLKELKAELSLLRVAKVTGGAPNKLSKIKVVRTSVARVLTVISQKQKAALREAYKNKLLPLDLRPKKTRAIRRRLTKHQLSLKTEREKKREKYFPMRKYAIKA, from the exons ATGG CCCGGATCAAGGTGCACGAGCTGCGGGGTAAGAGCAAGGCGGAGCTGCAGGCGCAGCTCAAGGAACTCAAGGCGGAGCTCTCCCTCCTCCGCGTCGCCAAGGTCACCGGCGGCGCCCCCAACAAGCTCTCCAAGAT CAAGGTGGTGCGCACCTCCGTCGCGCGCGTGCTCACCGTGATCTCGCAGAAGCAGAAGGCGGCACTGCGGGAGGCGTACAAGAACAAGCTGCTTCCGCTCGACCTCCGCCCCAAGAAGACCCGCGCCATCCGCAGGCGCCTCACCAAGCACCAG CTCTCCTTGAAGACTGAGAGGGAGAAGAAGCGTGAGAAGTATTTCCCCATGAGGAAGTATGCTATCAAGGCCTAG